The following coding sequences lie in one Rissa tridactyla isolate bRisTri1 chromosome Z, bRisTri1.patW.cur.20221130, whole genome shotgun sequence genomic window:
- the TBC1D2 gene encoding TBC1 domain family member 2A isoform X2, translating to MEPRLNWVRKARWMNSGFPGLPEELPKERNPMDKVSVLQQQILTLTEEVKSQKELVKLLHKALEAAQQEKRVSSMYLAAAEDKDRLELVRHKVRQIADLTSRLEALEQEKKELEQMLTLRDSHIQELKEHVQLLMEKNHAKQEVIMALTEQMARELSDPLQEANTITAETLYKQQEEIEHLKDDIDAYKTQNQFLNSEIHQVTRLWTSVAENEKALLMKCACLQARNCQMESKYLMVLRKLQEAMPGFPSSHAELVRNLIQEALQWDVKEGAEEGFNLNPVSEYDEYGFMTVPDYEVEDWKLLAKIQALEIKSNNLRSQEVVEKPLRDRWNSVGELSPSAELKSLIRSGIPVEHRQRVWRWIVSRHCSHLPDHYQQLLRQSKSTEHPACRQIELDLPRTLTNNKHFSSPTSQLIPKLRRVLLAFSWHNPAIGYCQGLNRLAAVALLVLEDEESAFWCLVHIVENLMPPDYYSDTLITSQVDQRVFKDFLSEKLPRLMAHFEQYRIDVSLITFNWFLVVFVDSLVSDILLRVWDAFLYEGTKVIFRYALAIFKYNEEEILRIHDSVEIYQYLRFFTRMIMDGRKLMNIAFNDLNPFPMKLLRNRRSMHREELEAELCELEQIKAAYVKERAEQGPQDLKEVVSEEEEEI from the exons ATGGAGCCCAGGCTGAACTGGGTTAGGAAAGCCAGGTGGATGAACAGTGGCTTCCCAGGCTTGCCTGAAGAATTGCCCAAGGAGAGGAACCCAATGGATAAAGTGAGTGTCCTACAGCAACAGATCCTGACGCTCACAGAGGAAGTCAAGTCACAGAAG GAGCTGGTTAAACTTCTCCACAAAGCTCTGGAGGCAGCCCAGCAGGAGAAGCGAGTATCTAGCATGTATCTCGCTGCAGCAGAAGATAAGGACAGGCTGGAGCTGGTGCGCCACAAAGTCAGACAAATCGCAGATCTCACCAGTCGACTAGAAGCTCTTGAGCAAGAAAAGAAGGAACTGGAGCAGATGCTGACTCTGAGAGACAGCCACATCCAGGAACTCAAGGAGCATGTGCAACTTCTGATGGAGAAGAACCATGCCAAACAGGAAGTCATCATGGCCTTGACGGAGCAGATGGCCCGAGAGCTCTCTGACCCCTTGCAAGAAGCCAACACTATCACTGCAGAGACGTTGTATAAGCAGCAGGAGGAGATTGAGCACCTGAAG GATGATATTGATGCATACAAAACCCAGAACCAATTTCTCAACTCAGAGATCCACCAGGTTACACGACTCTGGACGAGCGTTGCTGAGAATGAAAAAGCCCTTCTGATGAAG TGTGCCTGCCTGCAAGCCCGAAACTGCCAGATGGAGAGCAAATACCTGATGGTCTTGCGGAAGCTGCAGGAGGCTATGCCTGGCTTCCCCAGCTCCCATGCTGAGTTGGTGAGGAACCTCATCCAAGAAGCGCTCCAGTGGGATGtgaaggaaggagcagaagaagGTTTTAACTTGAACCCTGTAAG TGAGTATGATGAGTATGGGTTTATGACTGTCCCTGACTATGAAGTTGAGGACTGGAAACTTCTGGCCAAAATCCAAGCCCTGGAGATAAAGTCCAACAACCTGCGGAGCCAGGAAGTAGTGGAGAAGCCCCTCCGTGACAGGTGGAACAGCGTTGGGGAGCTGAgcccctctgcagagctgaagAGCCTGATCCGAAGTGGCATTCCAGTGGAGCATCGGCAACGGGTCTGGAGGTGGATTGTCAGCCGGCACTGCAGCCATCTGCCTGACCACTACCAGCAGCTGTTACGGCAGAGCAAGAGCACTGAGCACCCTGCCTGCCGGCAGATTGAGCTCGACCTGCCCCGCACACTGACCAACAACAAACATTTTTCCTCTCCTACCTCCCAGCTCATCCCCAAGCTCCGGAGGGTGTTGCTGGCATTTTCCTGGCACAATCCTGCCATTGGATACTGCCAGGGACTGAACAG ATTGGCAGCTGTTGCCCTCCTGGTCCTGGAAGATGAGGAAAGTGCTTTTTGGTGCCTAGTCCATATTGTGGAGAACCTAATGCCACCAGACTACTACAGTGACACACTGATAACATCGCAG GTAGATCAGAGAGTCTTCAAAGACTTCCTGTCAGAGAAGCTGCCTCGCCTCATGGCTCATTTTGAGCAATATCGGATTGATGTCTCACTCATCACCTTCAATTGGTTTCTGGTGGTTTTTGTGGACAGCCTGGTCAGTGACATCCTCCTGCGAGTCTGGGATGCCTTCTTGTACGAGGGAACTAAG GTGATTTTCCGCTATGCCCTTGCAATTTTTAAATACAACGAGGAGGAAATCCTAAGAATTCATGACAGTGTGGAGATCTACCAGTACCTGCGCTTTTTCACAAGAATGATCATGGATGGCAG GAAGCTGATGAACATTGCCTTCAATGACTTAAACCCCTTCCCCATGAAACTACTGAGGAACCGGCGGTCAATGCACAGAGAagagctggaggcagagctgtgcGAACTGGAACAGATCAAGGCAGCCTATGTAAAAGAGAGAGCAGAGCAAGGGCCTCAGGACCTGAAGGAGGTTGTtagtgaagaggaggaagagatttaa